The Alphaproteobacteria bacterium genome includes a window with the following:
- a CDS encoding glycosyltransferase → MRRAFARAVRAREAGDSSPPHVLVTMGGADPAGATGLAIEALARVDRPLRVTVLLGAAHADPDGVAARLTGLLPDARLLCGCDDMPALLADADLAVIAFGMTAYEAAAVGTPTLALSLTEDHAASAGTLAEAGVLVSAGLIVECDAPALADAIGTLLDDPEGLRRMGRTARKLIDGRGADRIAERIVACLAMREARTREAA, encoded by the coding sequence ATGCGCCGCGCCTTCGCCCGCGCGGTGCGGGCGCGCGAGGCCGGCGACAGCAGCCCGCCGCACGTGCTGGTGACCATGGGCGGGGCCGATCCCGCCGGTGCCACCGGGCTGGCGATCGAAGCATTGGCTCGCGTCGACCGGCCGCTGCGCGTGACCGTGCTGCTTGGCGCCGCGCATGCCGACCCGGACGGCGTTGCCGCGCGGCTGACCGGTCTGTTGCCCGATGCCCGCCTGTTGTGCGGTTGCGACGACATGCCGGCGCTGCTGGCCGATGCCGACCTGGCCGTCATCGCCTTCGGCATGACCGCCTACGAGGCCGCGGCGGTCGGCACCCCGACGCTGGCGCTGAGCCTGACCGAGGACCATGCGGCGAGCGCCGGCACGCTGGCCGAGGCTGGCGTTCTGGTCTCGGCCGGGCTGATCGTCGAATGCGACGCGCCCGCGCTGGCGGATGCGATCGGCACATTGCTCGACGACCCGGAAGGCCTGCGCCGGATGGGCCGCACCGCACGCAAGCTGATCGACGGCCGCGGTGCCGACCGGATCGCCGAACGTATCGTCGCGTGCCTCGCCATGCGCGAAGCCCGCACGCGCGAGGCGGCCTGA
- a CDS encoding class I SAM-dependent methyltransferase — protein sequence MGAVMPKTGAPVHAGPRLASRGDFTVIDCASCGFAHAMPLPDEAALSTVYSHDYYATEKPLYLERYEQDRAWWLDVYADRLATVEAATGIRGGTALDIGCGPGLFLDAARDRGWRVEGIEPSRQAAAHARGLGHAVHDGFFDPAMAATLAPVDLIHMALVLEHLPDPAAILSTARGLLKPGGAVCVVVPNDFNPLQAAALQQGVEPYWVAPPHHLNYFTPHSLGRLLQACGFAVVERTATFRWSCSC from the coding sequence ATGGGCGCCGTCATGCCGAAGACCGGCGCGCCGGTCCACGCGGGACCGCGGCTGGCAAGCCGTGGCGACTTCACCGTGATCGACTGCGCGAGCTGTGGTTTCGCCCACGCCATGCCGCTGCCGGATGAGGCCGCGCTGTCGACGGTCTACAGCCACGACTACTATGCCACCGAGAAGCCCCTTTACCTGGAACGCTACGAGCAGGACCGGGCGTGGTGGCTCGACGTCTATGCCGACCGGCTGGCGACGGTCGAGGCTGCGACCGGCATTCGCGGCGGAACCGCGCTCGACATCGGCTGCGGGCCCGGCCTGTTCCTGGATGCCGCCCGGGACCGCGGCTGGCGGGTCGAAGGCATCGAACCGTCGCGCCAGGCCGCTGCCCATGCCCGCGGCCTGGGCCATGCGGTCCACGACGGCTTCTTCGACCCCGCCATGGCGGCGACGCTGGCGCCGGTCGACCTGATCCACATGGCCCTGGTGCTCGAGCACCTGCCGGACCCGGCCGCGATATTGTCTACGGCGCGCGGCCTGTTGAAGCCGGGCGGCGCGGTCTGCGTGGTCGTGCCGAACGACTTCAACCCGCTGCAGGCGGCTGCGCTGCAACAAGGGGTCGAGCCCTACTGGGTCGCGCCGCCGCACCACCTCAACTACTTCACGCCACATAGCCTGGGCCGCCTGCTGCAGGCCTGCGGCTTCGCGGTGGTTGAACGCACCGCGACCTTCCGATGGAGCTGTTCCTGCTGA